From the Pseudodesulfovibrio indicus genome, the window TCCTGGTTCGACAATCCGGTGCGCACCGCCTACCGCTACATGCAGCACTGGATGCTGCACCCGTACCTGTGGAAGCGACTTCAGGGCGGCACCCTGCGTTCCTGGGGCGCGAAGTCCCTGAACGAGTCCGGCAAGAACGGCGAGCCGATCCTGTGCGGCGACGGGTTCGCGCGCATCGGCGAGGGGTCCGGCTCCACCAACGTGCTGACCGGGTCCGGCGTGGACGAGGCGTGGGCCACCGGCGTGCAGCTGGGCGAGGCCGTGCTGGAGCTGCTCAAGGCGGGCAAGGAGTTCACCAAGGAGAACCTGCAGGCGACCTACGTGGCCCGCCGCCGGGCGTCCTGGGTGGAGAAGGAGGCCGAGGTGGCCCGGAAGTCCCGCGACGGCTTCACCAAGTCCGTGATCGCCGGTTTTCTCGGCATGGGCATGACCGGGCTGACCAACGGCCTGCTGAACATGCCGGGCAAGCCGGTCAAGCCCCAGGACCGCATCCCGTCCGTGGAGGATTACTACAAGGGGTACATCCATCCCGGCGAGATCGCCGAGATCCGCGCAACCTGCGCCAAGAAGGGCACGAGCCTGCACGACGCGCTCATGGACCGCGTGGGCTGGCCCGAGATTCCCCTGGACGGCCGGCTGCTGGTCTCGCACCAGGACGCGCTGCTCATGGGCGGCAAGGTCCAGGCCAACCCGGGCTACGGCGACCACGTCCGGTTCGCGGACCCGCACCAGTGCGAGGCCTGCCGCGAGCAGGTCTGCATCGAGGCGTGTTCCGGCCAGGCCATCTACACCAATCCCGAGGGCGGCACTCCGCTCTTCGACCGCGAGAAATGCGTCCACTGCGGCGCATGCATGTGGAATTGCAGCAAGTCCGACCCCAAGGACAAGGAACGGACCAATGTCAAGTTCCAGGCCGGGTCAGGCGGGCTGCATTCCGTGGAGAATTAGGATAAGAGGGTCGAACCGCCTGCGGCGGGATTGACGGGTGATTACGCCTCCGGCGGCCAAAGGGCGAGTCCTTTGGAATCCCGTTGTCGCCTTCGGCGAGGTCTTTCATAAAATGAGCCGTACCCTCGCGGGCGCACCCCGCGAAGCGGCGCCAAAAAGTTTTGGAGATTCTCAAGAACCTTTTGCAAAAGGTTCTTGAGCCGCCGGAGGCATCCCGCGCAGCGGTGGCCGAAGGCGATAAATGGACGGCATGAGAAATACGATTGCCGCCGCTAATCAAGGAGAACAATGAATGGGTAGTGAATTCCACATCGTGGTCTGCGGGTCCATCGTTCCGGACCCGCTCCAGACGCTCGCGCCCCAGGACGGGCCTGCCGGGCCGTCCCTGAAAAACGAGATGATGCTCCCCGCAGTGCTCGACCCGTGGGCCGGGCACGCCTTGTTCGAGGCCGCCAATCTCGCGGCCAAGAACCCCGGCAGCCAGGTCTGGCTGGTCAGCCTCGGCCCCAAGGCCAAGCTTCAGCAGGTGATGATGTC encodes:
- a CDS encoding 4Fe-4S ferredoxin — translated: MSDETPRMEMETDIVCVGFGPAAGGFLTTLTRGLVNEDGTYAAESKAMPGMPPQVICYERADDIGFGVSGVVTKGRAIRASFPDLDLSQIPMAHEVTSEKVLFLKDPVGASRRPGLFKLADKVLGRWMEDDAFELPYIPPFLEKHPGMIFSIGQLNQWVGGNLMGTGLAQVWPSSPVAEPLVEGAAVKGVRMADQGVDKNGEPGAGYMPGMDMKAALTVVADGPVGPVGQELNRRLGMPEGNHQREWAVGMKCVVDLPEGCDWEPGTVLHTIGYPEPEIFGFLYVYPGNVASLGIFVPSWFDNPVRTAYRYMQHWMLHPYLWKRLQGGTLRSWGAKSLNESGKNGEPILCGDGFARIGEGSGSTNVLTGSGVDEAWATGVQLGEAVLELLKAGKEFTKENLQATYVARRRASWVEKEAEVARKSRDGFTKSVIAGFLGMGMTGLTNGLLNMPGKPVKPQDRIPSVEDYYKGYIHPGEIAEIRATCAKKGTSLHDALMDRVGWPEIPLDGRLLVSHQDALLMGGKVQANPGYGDHVRFADPHQCEACREQVCIEACSGQAIYTNPEGGTPLFDREKCVHCGACMWNCSKSDPKDKERTNVKFQAGSGGLHSVEN